In a genomic window of Gloeocapsopsis dulcis:
- a CDS encoding HAD family hydrolase → MSLAKPFSNRIAVVFDFDDTLVPDTVDSLLDSRGINALKFRQERIQPLIKSGWDKILARFYALIEESKRQDNKITKEYIASFGEQLQPFDGVTQMFDRLRQSAYQINPQVEIEFYLITCGMVEIAHHNCIAPLFKAMWGCEFHYGKDGGIEFLKKIVTHTEKTRYLFQIAKGIKHHKDDGQTFVYRDVPVEELHVPLTQMIYIGDGESDIPCFSLLNQEQGTAIALYKNQTPKEWGRELNLTQSQRVANLTPVDYNENSELMRLLMLAVESICKQISLHQLSVGE, encoded by the coding sequence ATGTCTCTTGCCAAACCCTTCTCAAACCGTATTGCAGTTGTTTTTGATTTTGATGACACCCTTGTACCTGACACTGTCGATAGTTTATTAGACAGTCGGGGTATTAATGCTTTGAAGTTCCGCCAAGAACGAATTCAGCCTTTAATTAAAAGCGGTTGGGACAAGATTCTGGCACGATTCTATGCCCTGATTGAGGAATCAAAACGCCAAGACAACAAGATTACCAAGGAATACATTGCTAGTTTTGGCGAACAGTTACAGCCGTTTGATGGTGTGACTCAAATGTTTGATCGCCTGCGGCAAAGTGCTTACCAAATCAATCCTCAAGTCGAAATAGAATTTTACCTGATTACTTGCGGCATGGTGGAGATAGCCCACCATAATTGCATTGCTCCTCTTTTTAAAGCCATGTGGGGCTGCGAGTTTCACTATGGTAAAGATGGCGGGATTGAGTTTTTGAAAAAGATTGTCACCCATACTGAGAAAACTCGCTATCTCTTTCAAATAGCAAAAGGCATTAAGCATCATAAGGATGACGGTCAAACTTTTGTTTATCGAGACGTACCGGTTGAGGAACTGCACGTTCCGCTAACACAAATGATTTATATCGGCGATGGAGAGTCGGATATTCCCTGTTTTTCATTACTCAATCAAGAACAAGGTACGGCGATCGCTCTTTACAAAAATCAGACACCAAAAGAATGGGGACGGGAGTTAAACCTGACTCAAAGTCAGCGAGTTGCAAATCTAACACCCGTGGATTACAACGAAAATTCTGAATTAATGCGATTGCTAATGCTAGCTGTAGAAAGTATATGCAAACAAATTTCTCTACATCAATTGAGCGTTGGTGAGTAA
- a CDS encoding alpha-amylase family glycosyl hydrolase, producing MNRVKNLWYKNAIVYSLDVETFMDSDGDGVGDFQGLTKCLDHLSGIGITCLWLLPFYPSPNRDNGYDVMDYYNVDPRLGTLGDFVEFMHQARERGIRVIVDLVVNHTSIQHPWFEAARKDKNSKYRDYYIWSEDPLKFDPKLIAFPNVEDSIWEYDEQAGAYYLHHFYKEQPDLNISNPAVKEEIRLIMGFWLELGVSGFRIDAAPFLIKDIGIKDADKEDLQGFFFEMREFVSSRRGDAVLLAEANVPLEQIPVYFGKGNKMHMLFNFLLNQYMFLALAQREARALWDGLKTLPDLPSVLSGNN from the coding sequence ATGAATAGAGTAAAAAACCTATGGTATAAAAATGCGATCGTTTATTCCCTAGATGTCGAAACTTTCATGGACTCCGACGGTGACGGCGTTGGTGATTTTCAGGGACTGACTAAGTGCCTAGATCATCTATCGGGAATCGGAATTACCTGTCTGTGGCTGTTGCCATTTTATCCCTCTCCCAACCGAGATAATGGCTATGACGTCATGGACTATTACAACGTCGATCCTAGACTAGGAACGTTGGGCGATTTTGTTGAGTTCATGCACCAAGCACGAGAACGAGGTATTCGAGTCATAGTCGATCTTGTAGTCAACCATACATCGATTCAACATCCCTGGTTTGAGGCAGCACGAAAAGATAAAAACTCCAAGTATCGCGACTATTATATATGGTCAGAAGATCCGCTCAAATTTGACCCAAAACTGATTGCATTTCCCAATGTGGAAGATAGCATTTGGGAGTACGACGAACAGGCAGGGGCATACTACTTACACCATTTCTATAAAGAACAGCCAGACTTGAATATCAGCAATCCGGCGGTGAAAGAAGAAATTCGCCTCATTATGGGCTTTTGGTTGGAACTTGGCGTGTCTGGATTTCGCATTGATGCTGCCCCGTTTTTAATTAAGGACATTGGCATCAAAGATGCAGACAAAGAAGATTTACAAGGTTTCTTCTTTGAGATGCGAGAGTTTGTCTCTTCTCGTCGGGGTGATGCGGTGCTGCTAGCGGAAGCAAATGTCCCTTTAGAACAAATCCCCGTCTACTTTGGCAAGGGCAACAAAATGCATATGCTGTTCAATTTCCTGCTGAACCAGTATATGTTTCTGGCACTGGCTCAAAGAGAAGCTCGCGCACTATGGGACGGACTGAAAACTCTCCCCGATCTACCTAGTGTTTTGTCAGGGAATAACTAA